The Lepidochelys kempii isolate rLepKem1 chromosome 25, rLepKem1.hap2, whole genome shotgun sequence genome contains a region encoding:
- the UHRF1 gene encoding E3 ubiquitin-protein ligase UHRF1 isoform X2 — MEDGHSLFDYNVGLNDIVQLLVRQSPAMLPTVNKEKDLELSDTDSGCGSGQSESDKNSNNGEGAIELECQPSTVAQADWVDPGFGLYKINEFVDARDMNMGAWFEAQIVNVTRKEKATNESSDSDTESELQSTAAEEDILYHVKYEDYPENGVVELSSKDVRTRARTVLEWHQLEVGQVVMVNYNPDEPKERGFWYDAEILRKRETRMSKEMYAKILLGDAGDSLNDCRIIFVDEIYKIEEPGSVSPASSSPLKRQSGPVCKHCKDNPNKTCRMCACYVCGGKQDPDKQLMCDECDMAFHIYCLNPPLSSIPDDEDWYCPECRNDASEVVLAGEKLKESKKKAKMASANSSSQRDWGKGMACVGRTRECTIVPSNHYGPIPGVPVGTMWKFRVQVSESGVHRPHVAGIHGRSNDGAYSLVLAGGYEDDIDHGNSFTYTGSGGRDLSGNKRTAEQSCDQKLTNMNRALALNCSAPINDKDGAEAKDWRAGKPVRVVRNVKGGKHSKYAPREGNRYDGIYKVVKYWPETGKSGFLVWRYLLRRDDEEPAPWTKEGKDRMKKLGLTMQYPEGYLEAVANKDKEKENKRGDEECETPGKGKRKRKSAGDEIKLPTSPRGTPKKTKVEPYKLTSQQKALIKDDESNEKLWNEVLEALKDGPKFLNKVEETFLCICCQEVVFRPVTTVCQHNVCKDCLDRSFRADVYSCPACRYDLGKNYTMQVNETLQALLTQLFPGYGNGR; from the exons ATGGAAGATGGGCACTCTCTCTTTGACTACAATGTTGGATTGAATGATATTGTTCAGCTACTTGTAAGACAGAGCCCTGCTATGCTTCCTACTGTTAATAAAGAGAAGGACTTGGAACTCTCAGATACAGACTCTGGCTGTGGCTCAGGCCAGAGTGAGTCTGATAAGAACTCCAACAATGGAGAGGGTGCAATAGAGTTGGAGTGTCAGCCTAGTACAGTAGCACAGGCTGACTGGGTTGATCCGGGATTTGGACTCTATAAG ATCAACGAGTTTGTAGATGCTCGGGATATGAACATGGGAGCATGGTTTGAAGCCCAGATTGTAAATGTGACCAGGAAAGAGAAGGCAACAAATGAATCGAGTGATAGTGATACAGAGTCTGAACTGCAATCAACTGCTGCTGAAGAAGATATCCTATATCATGTGAAATATGAAGA ctACCCAGAGAATGGAGTTGTAGAGCTGAGTTCAAAAGATGTACGTACTCGTGCACGGACTGTTTTGGAGTGGCACCAACTAGAAGTAGGGCAAGTGGTGATGGTCAACTATAATCCTGATGAACCAAAAGAGAGAGGTTTTTGGTATGATGCAGAGATTCTGCGAAAACGGGAAACCAGAATGAGCAAGGAGATGTATGCAAAGATACTGCTTGG GGATGCTGGTGATTCCTTGAATGACTGCAGAATTATTTTTGTGGATGAAATTTACAAAATTGAAGAACCTGGTAGTGTTAGTCCAGCTAGCTCCAGCCCATTaaaaa GGCAGAGTGGACCAGTATGTAAACATTGTAAAGACAACCCAAACAAGACCTGCAGGATGTGTGCTTGTTATGTGTGTGGAGGTAAACAGGATCCAGATAAACAGCTAATGTGTGATGAGTGTGACATGGCTTTCCACATCTACTGCCTCAACCCTCCCCTCAGTAGCATACCAGATGATGAGGACTG GTATTGCCCTGAATGTCGGAATGATGCAAGTGAAGTGGTTTTAGCAGGAGAGAAATTAAAAGAAAGTAAAAAGAAGGCAAAGATGGCATCTGCTAATTCATCCTCTCAGAGAGACTGGGGCAAG GGTATGGCATGTGTGGGTCGCACGAGGGAATGTACCATTGTCCCCTCTAACCACTATGGACCAATTCCTGGGGTTCCAGTTGGCACCATGTGGAAATTCAGAGTCCAG GTGAGCGAATCTGGTGTTCACAGGCCCCATGTAGCAGGTATACATGGCAGGAGCAATGATGGTGCTTACTCCCTGGTCCTGGCAGGAGGTTATGAAGACGATATA GATCATGGAAATTCTTTCACTTACACGGGGAGTGGAGGTCGTGATCTTTCTGGAAACAAACGTACGGCGGAACAATCTTGTGATCAAAAACTCACCAACATGAACAG AGCTCTGGCTCTGAACTGCAGTGCCCCCATCAATGATAAAGATGGAGCAGAGGCCAAGGATTGGAGAGCTGGGAAGCCAGTCAGGGTGGTAAGGAATGTAAAGGGAGGCAAACACAGCAAATATGCTCCCCGAGAGGGAAACAGATATGATGGAATATACAAG GTTGTGAAATATTGGCCCGAGACGGGGAAATCTGGCTTTTTAGTGTGGCGTTACCTACTTAGGAGGGATGATGAGGAGCCTGCCCCCTGGACCAAGGAAGGGAAGGACAGGATGAAAAAGCTTGGCCTAACAATGCAG TATCCTGAGGGGTATTTGGAAGCTGTTGCAAACAAAgataaggagaaagaaaacaagagaGGTGATGAAGAGTGTGAAACACCaggaaagggaaagaggaaaaggaaatcaGCAG GTGATGAGATAAAGCTCCCCACCTCTCCTAGAGGGACTCCAAAGAAGACTAAAGTTGAGCCGTACAAGCTGACATCCCAGCAAAAGGCCCTTATTAAAGATGATGAATCCAATGAAAAACTATGGAATGAAGTACTAGAAGCTCTCAAGGATGGACCG AAATTCCTGAATAAAGTAGAAGAAACCTTCCTGTGTATTTGCTGTCAGGAGGTGGTATTTCGGCCAGTCACAACAGTGTGCCAGCATAACGTGTGCAAG GATTGTTTGGATCGATCCTTCAGAGCAGATGTGTATAGTTGTCCAGCTTGTCGCTATGATCTTGGCAAAAACTATACTATGCAGGTGAACGAAACGCTGCAGGCCCTCCTAACTCAGCTCTTCCCTGGTTATGGCAATGGACGGTGA
- the ARRDC5 gene encoding arrestin domain-containing protein 5, whose protein sequence is MSVVKSINLVLPEDTVYLAGSSIDGQVILSLNKSLINPIVKVELVGRGYLEWNEEINADKDYSRDIVCNNKADYINKTKTFKIADNWLGSGTHTFDFHFNLPDRLPSTFTSNIARVSYFVKASCASRELILAKQKKYLLVQGTSGILKDNPMQYPLVVEVDKHIAYHCCFKHGLVILRISLAKNTFAPGEHIIFTTEIDNQTGRSIRKVVFALYSIILYLGYTVRAERRFLEDRNEVMRLESKTKAASFEVTKITSIFPLPKLLSVSSMSIANDIMEVRYELIGTVYLPWSMTTVVAKVPIIIRTTAVGIPED, encoded by the exons ATGTCGGTGGTGAAATCGATTAACCTGGTGCTGCCTGAAGATACGGTGTATTTGGCAGGCTCCAGCATAGATGGCCAAGTGATTCTGAGCCTTAACAAATCTTTGATCAATCCCATAGTGAAGGTAGAGCTCGTGGGAAGAGGCTATTTGGAGTGGAATGAAGAGATTAATGCTGACAAGGATTACAGCAGAGACATTGTCTGCAATAACAAGGCTGACTACATCAATAAAACAAAGACATTCAAAATAGCGG ATAACTGGCTAGGTTCGGGCACCCACACCTTTGACTTCCATTTCAACTTACCTGACAGACTTCCATCGACATTCACCAGCAACATAGCCCGTGTCTCCTACTTCGTCAAAGCCTCCTGCGCCAGTCGAGAGCTCATCTTAGCCAAGCAGAAGAAATATTTACTAGTGCAAGGGACCTCTGGCATCCTTAAAGATAA ccccatgcaGTACCCTTTGGTGGTGGAAGTCGACAAGCACATAGCTTATCATTGCTGCTTCAAACACGGCCTCGTCATCCTCCGGATTTCCTTGGCAAAAAACACATTCGCCCCCGGTGAACACATCATCTTCACAACAGAGATTGACAACCAGACAGGAAGGTCCATCAGGAAGGTGGTTTTTGCCTTGTACTCCATCATCCTCTACCTGGGCTACACCGTCAGGGCAGAACGGCGCTTCTTGGAAGATCGAAACGAAGTGATGAGGCTGGAGTCCAAGACCAAGGCAGCCTCCTTTGAGGTCACAAAGATCACCAGCATATTCCCCCTGCCCAAGTTACTGTCTGTCAGCAGCATGTCCATAGCTAACGATATCATGGAAGTCCGGTATGAGCTGATAGGGACTGTTTATCTTCCCTGGTCCATGACCACAGTTGTGGCCAAAGTGCCTATCATCATAAGAACCACAGCTGTAGGCATTCCTGAGGACTAG
- the UHRF1 gene encoding E3 ubiquitin-protein ligase UHRF1 isoform X1: MWIQVRTMDGKETHRVDSLSKLTKVEELRLRIHEVFGDGVEPDRQRLFYRGKQMEDGHSLFDYNVGLNDIVQLLVRQSPAMLPTVNKEKDLELSDTDSGCGSGQSESDKNSNNGEGAIELECQPSTVAQADWVDPGFGLYKINEFVDARDMNMGAWFEAQIVNVTRKEKATNESSDSDTESELQSTAAEEDILYHVKYEDYPENGVVELSSKDVRTRARTVLEWHQLEVGQVVMVNYNPDEPKERGFWYDAEILRKRETRMSKEMYAKILLGDAGDSLNDCRIIFVDEIYKIEEPGSVSPASSSPLKRQSGPVCKHCKDNPNKTCRMCACYVCGGKQDPDKQLMCDECDMAFHIYCLNPPLSSIPDDEDWYCPECRNDASEVVLAGEKLKESKKKAKMASANSSSQRDWGKGMACVGRTRECTIVPSNHYGPIPGVPVGTMWKFRVQVSESGVHRPHVAGIHGRSNDGAYSLVLAGGYEDDIDHGNSFTYTGSGGRDLSGNKRTAEQSCDQKLTNMNRALALNCSAPINDKDGAEAKDWRAGKPVRVVRNVKGGKHSKYAPREGNRYDGIYKVVKYWPETGKSGFLVWRYLLRRDDEEPAPWTKEGKDRMKKLGLTMQYPEGYLEAVANKDKEKENKRGDEECETPGKGKRKRKSAGDEIKLPTSPRGTPKKTKVEPYKLTSQQKALIKDDESNEKLWNEVLEALKDGPKFLNKVEETFLCICCQEVVFRPVTTVCQHNVCKDCLDRSFRADVYSCPACRYDLGKNYTMQVNETLQALLTQLFPGYGNGR, from the exons ATGTGGATCCAGGTGCGCACCATGGATGGCAAGGAGACCCACCGGGTGGACTCGCTCTCCAAACTCACCAAGGTGGAAGAACTGCGGCTGAGGATACACGAGGTGTTTGGCGACGGCGTGGAACCCGACAGGCAAAGGCTCTTCTACCGGGGCAAACAG ATGGAAGATGGGCACTCTCTCTTTGACTACAATGTTGGATTGAATGATATTGTTCAGCTACTTGTAAGACAGAGCCCTGCTATGCTTCCTACTGTTAATAAAGAGAAGGACTTGGAACTCTCAGATACAGACTCTGGCTGTGGCTCAGGCCAGAGTGAGTCTGATAAGAACTCCAACAATGGAGAGGGTGCAATAGAGTTGGAGTGTCAGCCTAGTACAGTAGCACAGGCTGACTGGGTTGATCCGGGATTTGGACTCTATAAG ATCAACGAGTTTGTAGATGCTCGGGATATGAACATGGGAGCATGGTTTGAAGCCCAGATTGTAAATGTGACCAGGAAAGAGAAGGCAACAAATGAATCGAGTGATAGTGATACAGAGTCTGAACTGCAATCAACTGCTGCTGAAGAAGATATCCTATATCATGTGAAATATGAAGA ctACCCAGAGAATGGAGTTGTAGAGCTGAGTTCAAAAGATGTACGTACTCGTGCACGGACTGTTTTGGAGTGGCACCAACTAGAAGTAGGGCAAGTGGTGATGGTCAACTATAATCCTGATGAACCAAAAGAGAGAGGTTTTTGGTATGATGCAGAGATTCTGCGAAAACGGGAAACCAGAATGAGCAAGGAGATGTATGCAAAGATACTGCTTGG GGATGCTGGTGATTCCTTGAATGACTGCAGAATTATTTTTGTGGATGAAATTTACAAAATTGAAGAACCTGGTAGTGTTAGTCCAGCTAGCTCCAGCCCATTaaaaa GGCAGAGTGGACCAGTATGTAAACATTGTAAAGACAACCCAAACAAGACCTGCAGGATGTGTGCTTGTTATGTGTGTGGAGGTAAACAGGATCCAGATAAACAGCTAATGTGTGATGAGTGTGACATGGCTTTCCACATCTACTGCCTCAACCCTCCCCTCAGTAGCATACCAGATGATGAGGACTG GTATTGCCCTGAATGTCGGAATGATGCAAGTGAAGTGGTTTTAGCAGGAGAGAAATTAAAAGAAAGTAAAAAGAAGGCAAAGATGGCATCTGCTAATTCATCCTCTCAGAGAGACTGGGGCAAG GGTATGGCATGTGTGGGTCGCACGAGGGAATGTACCATTGTCCCCTCTAACCACTATGGACCAATTCCTGGGGTTCCAGTTGGCACCATGTGGAAATTCAGAGTCCAG GTGAGCGAATCTGGTGTTCACAGGCCCCATGTAGCAGGTATACATGGCAGGAGCAATGATGGTGCTTACTCCCTGGTCCTGGCAGGAGGTTATGAAGACGATATA GATCATGGAAATTCTTTCACTTACACGGGGAGTGGAGGTCGTGATCTTTCTGGAAACAAACGTACGGCGGAACAATCTTGTGATCAAAAACTCACCAACATGAACAG AGCTCTGGCTCTGAACTGCAGTGCCCCCATCAATGATAAAGATGGAGCAGAGGCCAAGGATTGGAGAGCTGGGAAGCCAGTCAGGGTGGTAAGGAATGTAAAGGGAGGCAAACACAGCAAATATGCTCCCCGAGAGGGAAACAGATATGATGGAATATACAAG GTTGTGAAATATTGGCCCGAGACGGGGAAATCTGGCTTTTTAGTGTGGCGTTACCTACTTAGGAGGGATGATGAGGAGCCTGCCCCCTGGACCAAGGAAGGGAAGGACAGGATGAAAAAGCTTGGCCTAACAATGCAG TATCCTGAGGGGTATTTGGAAGCTGTTGCAAACAAAgataaggagaaagaaaacaagagaGGTGATGAAGAGTGTGAAACACCaggaaagggaaagaggaaaaggaaatcaGCAG GTGATGAGATAAAGCTCCCCACCTCTCCTAGAGGGACTCCAAAGAAGACTAAAGTTGAGCCGTACAAGCTGACATCCCAGCAAAAGGCCCTTATTAAAGATGATGAATCCAATGAAAAACTATGGAATGAAGTACTAGAAGCTCTCAAGGATGGACCG AAATTCCTGAATAAAGTAGAAGAAACCTTCCTGTGTATTTGCTGTCAGGAGGTGGTATTTCGGCCAGTCACAACAGTGTGCCAGCATAACGTGTGCAAG GATTGTTTGGATCGATCCTTCAGAGCAGATGTGTATAGTTGTCCAGCTTGTCGCTATGATCTTGGCAAAAACTATACTATGCAGGTGAACGAAACGCTGCAGGCCCTCCTAACTCAGCTCTTCCCTGGTTATGGCAATGGACGGTGA